The DNA region tttttgttgttgttttggggttttttttccccatacgaAAATTAAAACACGTTTTTGTAATTCTTGAATGCTGTTGTCTAGTGGGTTTGAAAGCATTATCCGTAAGTAAAATAACTGTGACAAGATATTTGACTTAAGAACAGCTACTCTTCTTAGAGGTTTTCAAATTGATAATTTCATCCAcacaataaacttttttttttttttttttttttttttgtttcattgaattTATCAATCATATTTAGTTCTGTTATACTACGCAGATTGTAAGTGACTGTCAGTAGACCAGAGTCCTATgattttaaactgtggtggattcAAAATCACTttacatctaaaaaaaaattgtgtaacAATTACGCTTATTTTCACATCCATACATCTCATTATTATCTATTTCCTAGTTTAATTTAAGACCTGACATTGATTCAAATTCTTCTAGTTCTTTAAATAGTTATCCATATGATTTTTGGTCACccttaaaaaaagatatatatatatatatatataaagacgtaTCGTCAGCAAACTGGCTAATTTTACATTCTGTCTTTGATGAATCGTAATCCCTTTTATATTTTCATTCTGATGAATTTTGCAAGCCATTAATTTTTTTTGCCAAGCCATCTTCTGTTGTAAgcgtttctctatgtgtgtgtgtgttctatagttcttcagaagaaataaatgagattttttttctaaaaaagtGACTGATTTAGTACGAATTGATTATACAACGTATACAACCCCGACCctaacctctctctccttctgtcactgtgtgtgtgtgtgtgtgtgtgtgtgtgtgtgtgtgtgtgtgtgtgattcttactGCACCAAATgcctcacacacactgataaacacagaatgaagaaagatggaaagacaaggagagagggtgtgcgcgcaacacacacacacacacacgcgcgcgcgcgcgcgcgcgcgcgcgcacgcacgtctGATacattccaccacacacacacacacacagacacacacacacgtctgatacattctaccacccacccacccacacacacacacacacacacaacttccttaCACAACCAAAAGCACACGTCTATTTGCTACAGTTGTTATCAGCATGTTATGATCACTTGGAGGACAAGCTTGCTCTAGCATGACGCTGTTTGTTTACTGACTGGCCGTCTTTCTCATTGGCTGAGTTGGTCCGTTTCCTGTTTTGTGTGGCAAGCGTAGTATTGTGGGGCGGGgattgggtggggttggggggtggggtgagggcgggaggttgggtggatggtgtggttgggggtggaatGTTAAGTCCGaagggtaatgttcaactttagaatactaaactcaggggggctgtttagacgaaaaacaaagggtgttttaggctcaccccgatgcgctgagttgaatggaaccctcagctgagctctaggaccactcctttcccatgaaactgcgacaaatacacagtaagctgagtactccttccccacctgcacgccattttgactgcaatgaaaacacacagagactgatgacgcgaccacccgcgtgatcagcagtcaaaatggcttgcaggtggttgctctggctgtgatcggctgagcttactgtgtataaaattgtcgcagtttcatgggaaagtagtggtcgtacagcttagctgagggttccattcaacttagcgcatcgaggtgagcctaagacaccctttgtttttcgtctaaacagccctcctgagtttagtattctaaagttgaacattaccagtCCGAAGTCCGTTGGTTTAAAGATTGCTGTTTGACTgtcgatgtctctgtctttctctggctgtctggctgtctcttttCCAGAAAAGGCTATGTCGACCATACATCCACACTACATATAGATATACTCTtgtccaaattttttttttttttacgtaagaCTCGCTTTTCGTTATTTTCGTAGACttagtaacaacaaaaaaaaaacgaattaaATTGATGGTGCACCTTGGGATTGCGGCTGTTAACTCAACATGCACTTTCACCCCTTTCCTTCCACCTTCCTACACACTGCTCCTTCCTGttcatgctcgcacacacacacacacacacgtacatacacgccacaacacacacacacacacacacacacacacacacgtacatacacgccacaacacacacacacacacacacacacacaactaattcATCGGAAAATGTCCGCACCCATGAATCACTGGTTGTTTGGCACGTCGCTGCAGCATTTaaagtggtggttttttttggttttttggttttttttgtggggacgTGAGTTTCATTTTCAAACGTGCGTAGTATAAATGCAGATTGGGCAATTTTGGGTCAACTTGAAAATGTGAGTATTTCAGGACAACCCCTCATTACAAGAACGTTTCCCTCCCTTCTGCATTTCCTTGCATATGTCCTGTTGCAACCACTAAGGTGACTGCTAATCCTGtacactccccacctccacccacccggACACACGCATGTGCTCACGTGCATGGAGAAACAATAGCCTATGTAATATTTCGCAATGTGTTTTCTTATCTGGAAGTGCAGGCAcaaaaatgtcatgtcatgtgtgcgTGTTGCCTGTCAAAGCTGAGTGCAGTTTAAAAGCGGTGTGACAAAGCGAACAGTTGCAGTGTGTTGTTCTCACATGTAGGGCTCTGAACCTGCAGCTTCTGTCCACCCGTCTGCTTTTGGAAATCTGCGTAAAGAGGGTGAGTGTTGTCATTTGAAGCTGCTCTTCACTTTCAGTCTGTCATCTTTTCCTGGTATCTATTGCCAGAGCTGTCTTGTTTGCTGGCCATAAtaatgaatatctctctctctctctctctctctctctctctctctctctcacgcacacacacactctctctctctctctctctctctctcacacacacacacacacacacacacatacacacacacgcatacattcgACCACTTCTTTCCCTATCACTCACGTGtacgtacataattatgtttttcAAGTGCGAATGTTACTTGATGATTTCTACGTTTTATGTATTAACCACAAGGTTTCatgtatttgttcatttactcttcattttttttatacccTCAGGAACGACAATAATAGGTTTAAAACAAAGTCATCTATTTGTGTTTAACCCTTGAAAATGGTCATTGTCTTCACTGAAAGGTCTAAAAGAGTTTGTGAAATATATTGAGTTTGTATCATAGCGTTTTAGAAAATCATATTCCTGTATTTTCTTCACCCCAGATGTAATTTCTAATGGTGCTTAGGGCCACTGGGATAAAGTGCTACATAAatgcgcatgcacgtgcacataataatgatactactactactactactactactactactaataataataatagtaataataataatgaatattattattagaaaACAGCGAAAATGAGCAGAATCTCCCAGCTGAAAGATCACCATGGCAATGACATTTACTTTGGCAACACTGGTGAGATGTGGTTAATCCCGTCTCCAAATATCCAGGACTTCAGGGAACACATGACAAAGATACGTCATATGGAACTGCGGGATGATGACATCATTCTTGCGTCATTTCCCAGAAGTGGTAAGGCTCCCTCCTCTTTGATTCTCCTTCTTTTATTCCTTCTCCATCTCCCGTTACTACTTTTGATTTGTTGTGCATATGGCCAACTTTACAGCAGTGCAAGAATTGTCTACATGTTAGACccgccacacagacacagcaaaaaAGCCCACTTAAAATGAACACtctttaacaaaaacaaacagcaacaataacaacaacaacaacaacaacacacacacacacacacacacacacatgcacactcacacacacataccactaaaAATGAATATGAAAAGAAACCACACTCGAatgaatattaaaaagaaaacacacttaaaatgaacaaacaacagtTGACAGATAAATCAACAAGGATAAGTGGTTGGACATAAGAGTAAACAGATAACATTGCTAACTGACATGTATATAGTCACGATCCATAACAGTGATATCTCTTACGCATGTACCGTGGTAAGTGAGGTCATTGGCATCGCCAGATTTAGGACAAGTGGGCGAAACttgagtgtgtttttttcttctgtttttttttttttcagtcagtagATGCAATGTATAATGTAGAGTATACAGATTCACCCACACaccttgacacctccttgaaactgaaactgactatgGCTTTTGGCAGGTACTGCCTGGAATCTCCAGGTCCTCTACATGCTGCTGCACAACACCACGGACTACCTGGGTCACTTGGAGGAAGATCACTTGGAGTGGGCAGCTTTTGGCAAAAAACCAAGACCTGATGGGCCACAGATCTACGCCACTCATCTCAGGTAAactattgtgtggtgtggtgtcattacATTTTGCATGTGTGAACCCATGGAAGCAAACGAAAACCATTGTAACTAGCAAAGACCGACCTGTTGTAGTTGGAAATTACCACCTGTGTACGGGTTTAATCAAACCAACGAAAACGGAAAATGGGTCACACTGGGCTAGCCAGAAGATTAGTTACCACGTAAGTCGCTTACCACGCACAACCCAGATACACAGATGACAAAAAATTGAGAGACACGTGTGGTAAGACCTTGACAAAACGGAGATCGAGATTACGGCTtatagtaaacaacaacaacaacaacaactaaacaatagACAGATGCAGGTTAGTGGGTTGGAAATGAGAATAACAGAAAGGTAATCTATGGAACGGATGTGACCAAAGGACACCAGGACAGCCATACATTATATGTGACACAGAACAGTGCATGGGAAATTTAGATATTCACTACTGGAGTCTCGTATgtttgtgtgggaggtgggggggggaggaaggggagagcaaGTAAGGTCCACAAATCAAATAGATGAACACATCTTTACAAGTGCAGTAGATGAATCTAATTCGTAaataatggatggatggatggatggaccttTTTATATGCTACAGGTATCGCCTTTTACCCAAGCAGGCAagagagaagaaggtgaaggtcatCTACTGCTACCGGAATCCCAAAGACTGCTGGGTGTCGTACTACAACTTTGCCAACGGCATCAAACTGGTACCTTCCTATGAGGGCACCTGGGCCCATTTCTTCGACGCGATGATGAACACTGGATGTGAGTGTTGGTAGATAACAATGAATGTTCGAAAGTTTCGAAAACCGACTCTACACAAAATtgctaatatacatgtgtgtgtgtgtgtgtgtgtgtgtgtgtgtgtgtgtgtgtgtgatcagattgGTACGGGGACTGGTTTGATCACGTGCTGGAATGGGAGGAGGCAATGAACAATCATGCTGATGTGATCTTCCCCTCCTGCTATGAGCTGATGAAGAAGGTGAACAGTGAGTGATACTGTAATGGGTGATGGTTGATGTTGCGACGACTGGGATAGTTAGTGTGTGGCTTGACCATTTAGTTGGGAGACTAGTGTAATGACTTATGTGTTATCTGTGTGAAGATATAAGGCTAACATACAGATAATCATGGCCTGTTTTATACATTTAGTAATGCATacattcagctttttttttcactgaaagcAGGATACACAAGACCATTGAATATACCCTACCACTATGCATATGCTGATCAGTGTACAGATCCAAGAGATGCATCATCCTTTGTGGTGGCAACAAATGTTTCAACCAAGTGGAGGCAACTGACAAAGAGTATCCCATCAACATTttacgtcattgactgtgacgttcgAAAGAATGAATAGATTCCACAGACTAAAAGCACATCATAGAAGACACAAAAAATTTAAGTTGTACATAAAGCATGAGGCCTGTGATTTCAGTGATAAGatgagcacacaacacacagtgaactTAGAGTCTGATAAGATGAGCACACGACAGACAGTGAACTTAGAGTCAGGATGTGAGTGATGCAATCCAGAATCGCgctaagactgtgtgtgtgtgagaacgcaAAATTCAAATTGGTTGATTTGCATAAGTACCCGCTTTGTGGCATGATGTCTTCATGTGTCAACAATGAAATCTGCTTTGCATAATTCAAATGCCTGATCTATTTTCATCTGAACACCAGAATGATGTGTTTTAAATGTAACGACAAGGAATCACACATATAATCAAAGAATGAATCATTGCATGTGGAACGAAGAGAATGACGTAATTATGGCGTCATTCCAAAAATGTCACAAGTAAATAATCGGAACAAAATCTAAATACAAATCTCACTAACCCAAGATTACATGAGCACAATAAGCATGCTCTGTCAGTAACTGATACATACGTTTGGGTCTGTCAATGTTTGGGGCATTTGTTTAGAATCCACTTCCTATTTGAATGTTGTGTGTAACTATGCTGGGTGTCCAcacaacatcctgtcctgtgaaaTTTGTCGTCTGCTCCGGCATGTGCCGGCCAGTGGCTGTGGTGATCGTTTACCTGTGTCAGTCATGGGGAGCATAGCGCTGACTTGGATACAGAAAGGATTGAGGGAGAAAAGAATTGTGAATCACACATGTATGTCCAATGTATTAAAATTTAAGTATTTTTtaagtaaatttttttttaagtccgcagGTTCAGCCTGGACTTTCGTTAAAGGTCTTCACTAATCGGGAAGGAAGCCATCCATCACAGCCCCTGTTACCCTGGTGTTACAGGACCCTGTGGGACAGATCATGAAGATGGACCAGTTCCTGGGCCTCAACAGGGGCCGGGAACTGTGTGAGAAGATCGCCAAAGCCTGCCAGTTCTCTAATATGAAGGCAGCCAAAGAACCACAGAACCCCGAGGTTCATGGAGAGAAGGCGTGGAAAAAGGGGAGTCCCAGACCTTTCCGGAAAGGTAAGACAGAATACAGAAGTCTTTGTTAGACCTATCTCAAGTAGAGAAATTCACGTGTGGTGTATGCTACACATCAATTCACGTGATCCACAGGCATTCATTATGAATACATGAAATATATGACTGCTTAAATGGTACATTGATGTAAACCTCACATACaatcatcacaatcacacacatgaaaaaaccaCAGCTCGAGAAAGGGCTTATTATCATGCTATAATTAAATTAAACACAGACATACGTGATTAACACAAAGCTATTCAACAGTATCTATGTAAGCGACCAGTGAACCCAGGTGTTAGATATAAAGGATTTAAATAATTAATGAATTTACAGGACAGAAAGAGTGAAAGGACTAAACATCCTTGCACAGGCCAAGAAcgtatagaggccagtcacaaagggttttctattgtttcatTACAATActatgaggagaaaaagaaaacagtgcagTGGATTGTGAGACAGCCGACTGTGTGTGAGACAGCCGACtgtgtgtgacatacacacacggggCAGACGACAGCTGTAGGCAGGGGAATGTGACAACTGACCAATGCCAACACCCTTCACGCTATTCATGCAGGTCACGCGGCCCACACTGATGACATTTCACGGCTGCAAGCAAACTGATCCTGGTGGATCAGGAAGCAGGTAAAATTTGTGTGTTGCTAGGTGTTAAATGATGTAATTCAAAATGATTTCTGAACCAATTTACCTCGGACTGGTCACAACTGAAAGAGCTCAACACcgcctttctaatgagtataaaatgaagtgttgattatcaaAGATGTATTTGTAATCTCAATTTAAGTCATCTGAAACTTAGCACTTTTAACGAGTTCATAGCTTAAAATTCCTGATTGCATTATCGTAGGCAAAGACTAATGGTAAAGATTTAGAGAAGGTACTGCAACAATTCTGCCTGCATGTAAATCTTGTTGTTTTCTGACAGAATTAATTTGTTAAATAGTGTATGCCGGAAACACATATTTCAAATTAGCCAAGCGACACTGGTTGTGAAGTGATTGTCGTTATACCGACAATGAAAATCAGCTTTGTATCTTATCGGGTAGGTATGCccaattgcgaacgatccagttgaagcaaccagctcaacgtgtgtccTGTAAAGgtaacatgtcgtacgatagtcaaaggtagttcttttgtttttgaagacttTCTCTTGCACCAAGAAACGTTCGTCTGCGCATTCTTTTCATCGTTttatcgacgtttgaaatagcagggattgaggtaaatgcgaacgggcaagtctaactgcgaacgatgggtttgggtacgtgtagacaattaaaacagaagcaggttttTAACTCATTAGACTGTTAtaatgttggttttgatcacacatgcacacaaacacacagagatttaaacacacacaccccacaccgcacacaagcacacccttttgagagtgctcagtaactgtgcagcatcgttcgcaaatagactcacgtcaaaatatccaatGGCCTAAAACCAAACAACActgttttgcagattcctgtcaaaattgACCTTCtcatctgtcaccaatatgcattcttaaattctcccagcactggtaatgcgcattcaacatagcTGATCACATCAACTATTTCAATCTGTGTCAAGGTACGTCCTTGGTCGGCagtgtaaccttggtcggcagtggtgggCGAAGAGAATAGCGCGCGCGGAAATAACCAGAAATAGACGGTGTtggactggttcttggaaatggatattcactGAGGTATTTGGGAAAGGTCGAAGCAGaggttaaattgtgaaatgcaaccgttaagaacgctggGAAGCGGGGCGGAAAACGAATCGTTTGCAATTGCCCATACCTACCCTAACTGCCTTATCCATTTCCATCTACATACCTAaatagtgtgtttgttgtttatcaACAAGTGATCACATTTGTT from Babylonia areolata isolate BAREFJ2019XMU chromosome 12, ASM4173473v1, whole genome shotgun sequence includes:
- the LOC143288569 gene encoding sulfotransferase 1C2-like isoform X1, whose amino-acid sequence is MSRISQLKDHHGNDIYFGNTGEMWLIPSPNIQDFREHMTKIRHMELRDDDIILASFPRSGTAWNLQVLYMLLHNTTDYLGHLEEDHLEWAAFGKKPRPDGPQIYATHLRYRLLPKQAREKKVKVIYCYRNPKDCWVSYYNFANGIKLVPSYEGTWAHFFDAMMNTGYWYGDWFDHVLEWEEAMNNHADVIFPSCYELMKKDPVGQIMKMDQFLGLNRGRELCEKIAKACQFSNMKAAKEPQNPEVHGEKAWKKGSPRPFRKGEIGDWKNWFTVAQSEQLDAVFKKRMSESKLPFIFE
- the LOC143288569 gene encoding sulfotransferase 1C2-like isoform X2, with the translated sequence MTKIRHMELRDDDIILASFPRSGTAWNLQVLYMLLHNTTDYLGHLEEDHLEWAAFGKKPRPDGPQIYATHLRYRLLPKQAREKKVKVIYCYRNPKDCWVSYYNFANGIKLVPSYEGTWAHFFDAMMNTGYWYGDWFDHVLEWEEAMNNHADVIFPSCYELMKKDPVGQIMKMDQFLGLNRGRELCEKIAKACQFSNMKAAKEPQNPEVHGEKAWKKGSPRPFRKGEIGDWKNWFTVAQSEQLDAVFKKRMSESKLPFIFE